From Rhodovastum atsumiense, a single genomic window includes:
- a CDS encoding DUF2155 domain-containing protein, with the protein MPLAVLAMVVLLAPAARAQAPQPGSGAFPFSQPRFGPAPSPAPQAPGYQAPAYQAPAYQAPVQAPPPPVAPVDVWQPRTGVELIMLDKVSARATPLAGRINEPLQYGSLTILVRSCVVRPSDAPPDAAAFLEITDSRPGPAPFRAWMILSDPSVSIFEHPVYDVRLVGCRL; encoded by the coding sequence ATGCCCCTGGCGGTGCTGGCGATGGTGGTGCTGCTTGCGCCCGCGGCCCGGGCGCAAGCCCCCCAGCCAGGCTCGGGTGCCTTCCCGTTCTCGCAGCCCCGATTCGGCCCGGCGCCGTCCCCGGCGCCCCAGGCCCCTGGCTATCAGGCTCCTGCCTATCAAGCCCCGGCCTATCAGGCTCCGGTGCAGGCCCCGCCGCCTCCGGTCGCTCCGGTCGATGTCTGGCAGCCCCGGACTGGTGTCGAGCTGATCATGCTGGACAAGGTCAGCGCCCGCGCGACGCCGCTCGCCGGCCGGATCAACGAGCCGCTGCAATACGGATCGTTGACCATCCTCGTCCGCAGTTGCGTCGTGCGACCGTCGGATGCGCCGCCGGATGCGGCAGCCTTTCTCGAAATTACCGATTCACGCCCGGGGCCAGCTCCATTCCGGGCCTGGATGATATTATCGGATCCATCGGTTTCCATTTTCGAGCATCCTGTCTACGACGTCAGACTGGTTGGTTGTCGGCTCTGA
- the mlaD gene encoding outer membrane lipid asymmetry maintenance protein MlaD: protein MAQRSLTETLAGAVVLVVALGFLGYAVANTGRTPVAGYTLQARFDRIDGLNIGSDVRVAGVKVGSVTAARIDPQTYQAMVSFTVQDGVKLPTDSSAEVTSDGLLGGKYLSLVPGGEEKMLPPGGAVQITQSSVSLEQLLGKFIFSVSNLSSQGGQGKGGGPGGEK from the coding sequence GTGGCGCAACGCAGCCTGACCGAGACGCTGGCCGGTGCCGTCGTGCTCGTGGTGGCCCTGGGATTCCTCGGCTACGCCGTCGCCAACACCGGTCGCACGCCGGTGGCCGGCTATACCCTGCAGGCCCGGTTCGACCGCATCGACGGGTTGAACATCGGCTCCGACGTGCGAGTGGCGGGGGTGAAGGTGGGCAGCGTGACCGCCGCCCGCATCGACCCGCAGACCTACCAGGCGATGGTGTCCTTCACCGTGCAGGACGGGGTGAAGCTGCCCACCGATTCCAGCGCGGAGGTCACCAGCGACGGCCTGCTCGGCGGGAAATACCTCTCGCTGGTGCCGGGCGGGGAGGAGAAGATGCTTCCTCCGGGCGGCGCGGTGCAGATTACCCAGTCCTCGGTGAGCCTGGAGCAATTGCTCGGCAAGTTCATCTTCAGCGTCAGCAACCTGTCCAGCCAGGGCGGACAGGGCAAGGGCGGGGGACCGGGGGGCGAGAAGTGA
- a CDS encoding NADH:ubiquinone oxidoreductase subunit NDUFA12: protein MTIGTRIFTLLKGRQVGTDASGNVYYEERRVRTGRRTRRWVLYRGGPVDASRVPPEWHAWLHYTTDAPLPVQNRRPWQKPHLANLTGTAGSYRPAGHDYMGGQRARATGDYEAWTPGT, encoded by the coding sequence ATGACCATCGGCACCCGCATATTCACCTTGCTGAAGGGCCGCCAAGTCGGCACGGACGCATCCGGCAACGTCTATTACGAGGAGCGTCGGGTCCGCACCGGCAGGCGCACGCGGCGCTGGGTGCTGTATCGCGGCGGCCCCGTCGATGCCTCGCGGGTGCCGCCGGAATGGCATGCCTGGCTGCACTACACCACGGACGCGCCGTTGCCGGTGCAGAACCGGCGCCCCTGGCAGAAGCCGCATCTGGCCAACCTGACCGGCACCGCCGGCAGCTACCGTCCCGCCGGGCACGACTACATGGGCGGCCAGCGCGCCCGTGCCACGGGCGACTACGAAGCCTGGACCCCGGGCACCTGA
- a CDS encoding TSCPD domain-containing protein: MKISKPWRGVRMRTTPAAPDPDSDRRAVTLPAAWDDRAAAALAALVPGQGPLALATAAEAWIEPLAAAARRAGLDETLGPRLHGLLLARRAAPTAALWHGAPRPEQASETPGFVLNLAAFHLPDSGFDLPGFITAVGTTVLALALWTPPPTQHPAVALADLAGLLAALHVEYDSAAGRAVGAALAALLRGQVEATAAALPGGLGLPGSGTRIGTTVPEAPAIPGLAEAARAALDAAAAAPAPRSHVLAVVSSPGAAEALLGVETGGIAPAFAPIDDAGRLTRTARATLAARGLSGEAALATLLAGLPLFAVATAEAHAAMHDAIAPFLHTMPRRPQNRPALAPAPALRRDLPARRSGYTQKASIGGHKLFLRTGEYADGRLGEVFIGLHKEGPAFRSLMDNFAIAVSLGLQHGVPLEAFVEAFTFTRFGPAGPVEGDPAVSRATSLLDYVFRNLAANYLGQTELAEPEEEDEEDTGTLGAGARERAPLLPLDLPQAEGPRIRRRGLRLVGK, encoded by the coding sequence ATGAAGATCAGCAAGCCCTGGCGGGGCGTGCGGATGCGCACCACTCCCGCCGCGCCGGACCCCGATTCCGACCGGCGCGCCGTCACCCTCCCGGCCGCCTGGGACGACCGCGCCGCGGCCGCGCTGGCCGCGTTGGTTCCGGGCCAGGGCCCGCTTGCCCTGGCCACGGCGGCGGAAGCCTGGATCGAGCCGCTCGCCGCCGCCGCGCGCCGCGCCGGGTTGGACGAGACCCTCGGCCCCCGGTTGCATGGCCTGCTGCTCGCCCGCCGCGCCGCCCCCACCGCGGCGCTGTGGCACGGCGCCCCACGCCCGGAACAGGCATCGGAAACACCGGGCTTCGTGCTGAACCTCGCCGCCTTCCACCTGCCGGATTCCGGCTTCGACCTGCCCGGCTTCATCACGGCAGTGGGTACCACCGTGCTGGCACTCGCGCTGTGGACGCCGCCGCCGACGCAGCACCCCGCGGTGGCCCTGGCCGACCTCGCCGGGCTGCTGGCCGCCCTGCATGTAGAATACGACAGCGCCGCCGGCCGTGCCGTCGGCGCCGCGCTGGCCGCGCTGCTGCGCGGCCAGGTCGAGGCCACCGCCGCCGCCCTGCCCGGCGGGCTCGGCCTGCCCGGATCGGGAACCCGGATCGGCACCACCGTGCCCGAGGCGCCCGCGATCCCCGGCCTGGCCGAGGCCGCCCGCGCCGCCCTCGATGCCGCCGCCGCGGCACCAGCCCCGCGATCGCACGTGCTGGCCGTGGTGTCCTCCCCCGGCGCCGCCGAGGCGTTGCTCGGGGTCGAGACCGGCGGCATCGCCCCCGCCTTCGCCCCGATCGACGATGCCGGACGACTGACCCGCACCGCCCGCGCCACCCTCGCCGCGCGCGGCCTGAGCGGGGAAGCGGCACTGGCCACGCTGCTGGCCGGCCTGCCCCTGTTCGCCGTCGCCACGGCCGAGGCGCATGCCGCCATGCATGACGCGATCGCCCCGTTCCTGCACACCATGCCGCGCCGGCCGCAGAACCGGCCGGCACTCGCCCCGGCCCCGGCGCTGCGCCGGGACCTGCCGGCCCGGCGCAGCGGCTACACGCAAAAGGCCAGCATCGGGGGCCACAAGCTGTTCCTGCGCACTGGCGAATACGCCGACGGCCGGCTCGGCGAGGTGTTTATCGGCCTGCACAAGGAAGGCCCCGCCTTCCGCAGCCTGATGGACAATTTCGCCATCGCCGTCAGCCTCGGCCTGCAACACGGCGTGCCCCTGGAAGCCTTCGTCGAAGCGTTCACCTTCACACGCTTCGGCCCGGCCGGACCCGTCGAGGGCGACCCGGCGGTGAGCCGCGCCACCTCGCTGCTCGACTACGTGTTCCGGAACCTCGCCGCGAACTACCTGGGACAGACCGAACTGGCCGAGCCGGAGGAGGAAGACGAGGAGGATACCGGCACCCTGGGCGCGGGGGCACGGGAGCGCGCGCCGCTGCTGCCGCTTGATTTGCCGCAGGCGGAGGGGCCGCGAATCCGGCGGCGCGGATTGCGGCTGGTGGGGAAGTAA
- a CDS encoding efflux RND transporter permease subunit yields the protein MIGRVIALSARNPVLVILSTLALVAAGVWAILATPLDAIPDLSDTQVIVYTEYPGQAPQVVEDQVTYPLTSALLSVPHSKVVRGTSAFGASYVYVVFEDGTDLYWARSRVLEYLNFAQKRLPAGVTPSLGPDATGVGWVYQYAVVGAQRTLAELRSIQDWIIRFALAKGEGVSEVASVGGFQRQYQVIVDPRRLQALGIPLARVAEAVRASNRDVGGRSIEMTETEYMVRGRGYIRDSGDIERVVLRTDESGTPVLLRDVARVELGPDERRGIAELNGTGEAVGGIVLKRDGADALATIRSIRQRLADLAPSLPEGVSIQAVYDRSELILRAIATLRWTLFEESLIVSAVCVVFLLHVRSALVAILTLPVGVLIAFLAMHAIGVGSNIMSLGGIAIALGAMVDAAIVMIENAHKRLERLAPGEKRGPALLQAATEVGPALFFSLLVITVSFLPVFALEGQEGRLFHPLAYTKTFAMAGGALLSVTLVPVLMLAFVRGRIIPEARNPINRLLIALYRPVIRLVLRARWLTLALAVAILGAAWYPASRLGSEFMPSLNEGSLLYMPVTPPGLSVTKAAELLQTQDRIIRSFPEVATVFGKAGRADTATDPAPIEMFETIITLKPEQEWRPGMTVDRLVAEMNEALAFPGVSNAWTMPIRARTDMLATGIRTPVGVKVFGPDLGQLAGIAAQVERVVKTVPGTTSAFAERLLGGRYIEITPDRDAIARYGLNVGDVQEVVAVALGGEPVTTTVEGRERYSVNIRLPRATRESPQAITADILVPTPDGAMVPLGQLARVAITQGPPGIRTENAQPVAYIYVDMQGRDLGSYVDEAARAVRERITLPPGYRLEWSGQFEYMEHAKARLRLVIPVTLAAIFLLLYLNFGRLAETLIVMLSVPFALVGGIWLMWWLGYHLSVAVAVGFIALAGVAAETGVVMLIYLDHAYRDLAERRRQEGRAMTRADVLAAIMEGAVERVRPKMMTVTAIMAGLLPIFWSTGTGSEVMRRIAVPMVGGMVSSTVLTLVVIPVLYALLKGGVREGQGSALDLPRATRPLDPRSAARHRE from the coding sequence ATGATCGGTCGTGTCATCGCGCTCTCGGCGCGCAACCCGGTCCTGGTGATCCTCTCCACCCTGGCGCTGGTCGCCGCCGGGGTCTGGGCCATCCTGGCCACGCCGCTCGATGCCATCCCGGACCTCTCCGACACCCAGGTGATCGTCTACACCGAGTATCCCGGGCAGGCGCCGCAGGTGGTCGAGGACCAGGTCACCTATCCGCTGACCTCGGCGCTGCTGTCGGTGCCGCATTCCAAGGTGGTGCGCGGCACCTCGGCCTTCGGCGCCTCCTACGTCTATGTCGTGTTCGAGGACGGCACCGATCTCTACTGGGCGCGCTCGCGGGTGCTGGAATACCTGAACTTCGCGCAGAAGCGATTGCCGGCGGGGGTCACGCCCTCGCTCGGCCCGGATGCGACCGGGGTGGGCTGGGTCTACCAGTATGCCGTCGTTGGAGCCCAGCGCACCCTCGCCGAGTTGCGCAGCATCCAGGACTGGATCATCCGCTTCGCCCTGGCAAAAGGCGAGGGCGTGTCGGAGGTCGCCTCGGTCGGCGGCTTCCAGCGGCAATACCAGGTGATCGTCGACCCGCGCCGGCTGCAGGCGCTCGGCATTCCGCTGGCCCGCGTGGCCGAGGCGGTGCGGGCCAGCAACCGCGATGTCGGCGGCCGCTCGATCGAAATGACCGAGACCGAGTACATGGTCCGTGGCCGCGGCTATATCCGCGACAGCGGCGACATCGAGCGGGTCGTGTTGCGGACGGATGAATCTGGCACGCCGGTGCTGCTGCGCGACGTGGCACGGGTGGAGCTTGGCCCCGACGAGCGCCGCGGCATCGCCGAGCTGAACGGCACCGGCGAGGCGGTGGGCGGCATTGTGCTCAAGCGCGACGGCGCCGATGCGCTGGCGACCATCCGTTCCATCCGCCAGCGCCTGGCCGATCTCGCGCCCAGCCTGCCGGAAGGCGTTTCCATCCAGGCGGTCTATGACCGCTCGGAGCTGATCCTGCGCGCCATCGCCACGCTGCGCTGGACCCTGTTCGAAGAAAGTCTGATCGTCTCGGCGGTCTGCGTCGTCTTCCTGCTGCACGTACGCAGCGCGCTGGTCGCCATCCTGACCCTGCCGGTCGGGGTGCTGATCGCCTTCCTGGCCATGCACGCGATCGGCGTGGGGTCCAACATCATGAGCCTGGGCGGCATCGCCATCGCGCTCGGCGCCATGGTGGACGCCGCCATCGTCATGATCGAGAACGCGCACAAGCGGCTGGAGCGGCTGGCGCCGGGCGAGAAGCGCGGCCCCGCCTTGCTGCAGGCCGCCACCGAGGTCGGGCCGGCGCTGTTCTTCAGCCTGCTGGTGATCACGGTATCCTTCCTGCCGGTGTTCGCGCTGGAAGGGCAGGAGGGGCGGCTGTTCCATCCGCTCGCCTATACCAAGACCTTCGCCATGGCCGGCGGGGCGCTGCTGTCGGTGACGCTGGTGCCGGTGCTGATGCTGGCCTTCGTGCGCGGCCGCATCATCCCGGAGGCGCGCAACCCGATCAACCGCCTGCTGATCGCGCTCTATCGGCCGGTCATCCGTCTCGTGCTGCGCGCCCGCTGGCTGACCCTGGCGCTGGCGGTGGCGATCCTGGGGGCGGCCTGGTACCCGGCGTCACGGCTGGGCAGCGAGTTCATGCCCTCGCTCAACGAGGGCTCGCTGCTCTACATGCCGGTGACGCCGCCGGGCCTGTCGGTCACCAAGGCCGCGGAACTGCTGCAGACCCAGGACCGCATCATCCGCAGCTTCCCCGAAGTGGCGACTGTGTTCGGCAAGGCGGGCCGTGCCGACACCGCGACCGATCCCGCCCCCATCGAGATGTTCGAGACCATCATCACGCTGAAGCCCGAGCAGGAGTGGCGCCCCGGCATGACGGTGGATCGGCTGGTGGCGGAAATGAACGAGGCGCTGGCCTTCCCCGGTGTCAGCAATGCCTGGACCATGCCGATCCGGGCACGCACCGACATGCTGGCGACCGGTATTCGCACGCCTGTGGGTGTCAAGGTGTTCGGCCCCGACCTCGGGCAGCTCGCCGGCATCGCCGCGCAGGTCGAGCGGGTAGTGAAGACGGTTCCCGGCACCACCAGCGCCTTCGCCGAACGCCTGCTCGGCGGGCGCTACATCGAGATCACACCCGACCGCGACGCCATCGCCCGCTACGGCCTGAATGTCGGTGACGTGCAGGAGGTAGTCGCGGTGGCGCTCGGCGGCGAGCCGGTCACCACCACGGTCGAGGGCCGCGAACGCTACAGCGTGAACATCCGCCTGCCGCGCGCCACGCGCGAAAGCCCGCAGGCGATCACGGCGGATATCCTGGTGCCGACCCCCGACGGCGCCATGGTGCCGCTCGGGCAGCTCGCCCGCGTGGCGATCACGCAGGGGCCGCCCGGCATCCGCACCGAGAACGCCCAGCCGGTCGCCTACATTTATGTCGACATGCAGGGGCGCGACCTCGGCAGCTATGTCGACGAGGCGGCCCGCGCGGTGCGCGAGCGGATCACGCTGCCGCCCGGCTACCGGCTCGAATGGAGCGGCCAGTTCGAATACATGGAGCACGCCAAGGCGCGGCTGCGGCTGGTGATCCCGGTGACGCTCGCCGCGATCTTCCTGCTGCTCTACCTGAATTTCGGCCGCCTCGCCGAGACGCTCATCGTCATGCTGTCGGTGCCCTTCGCGCTGGTCGGCGGGATCTGGCTGATGTGGTGGCTGGGCTACCATCTCAGTGTCGCCGTCGCGGTCGGCTTCATCGCGCTCGCCGGCGTGGCCGCCGAGACCGGCGTGGTCATGCTGATCTATCTCGACCACGCCTATCGGGACCTCGCGGAACGGCGTCGGCAGGAAGGCCGGGCGATGACCCGTGCCGACGTGCTGGCCGCGATCATGGAAGGCGCGGTCGAGCGGGTGCGGCCGAAGATGATGACGGTGACCGCCATCATGGCCGGGCTGCTGCCGATCTTCTGGAGCACCGGCACCGGCTCGGAAGTGATGCGCCGGATCGCGGTGCCGATGGTGGGCGGGATGGTGTCGTCCACCGTGCTGACGCTGGTGGTGATTCCGGTGCTCTACGCGCTGCTGAAAGGGGGCGTCAGGGAAGGCCAGGGCTCCGCCCTGGACCTGCCAAGGGCCACAAGGCCCTTGGATCCCAGGAGCGCTGCGCGGCACAGAGAATAA
- a CDS encoding efflux RND transporter periplasmic adaptor subunit: MTRSHALARVCLLAIALAAAAPVAARTPVYFQDPDGKAEFSPTPKQTPDGRAYVPVYDDDAAEPAPAPPPKPAAASQGRGRILYYRNPMGLDDTSPVPKKDGMGMDYVPVYENDAADSAAGLVSIAPGRLQLLGVRTAPVASRAAPVRSVRAAGTLAFDERGLSVVVSRTEGWAETLAVASTGEAVRKGQVLAEIYSPELAATEREYAVAGRVGGGLGAAVLDRMKALGAPEDEIARLRRGGRPARTIPVRAPADGVVIEKMVTAGMKVGPDQPLYRLADTAAMWMLAQVQERDLGMVAPGGKAQATLTAYPGRSFAGSVELIAPSLSAQTRTAAVRIALPNPGGMLRAGMYAAVDIAPVADSVPAASLVVPDSAVLDDGVRQVVLVERGEGRFEPRTVRIGTRGDGEAQVLDGLASGERVVVGANFLIDSESNLRAALKGFSAGAAGHAGGAQP; encoded by the coding sequence GTGACACGTTCCCATGCTCTGGCCAGGGTTTGTCTCCTGGCCATCGCCCTCGCGGCTGCGGCGCCGGTCGCGGCGCGGACGCCGGTCTATTTCCAGGATCCGGACGGCAAGGCCGAGTTCTCGCCGACGCCGAAGCAGACCCCGGACGGCCGCGCCTACGTGCCCGTCTATGACGATGACGCGGCCGAGCCGGCGCCGGCGCCGCCGCCGAAACCGGCCGCCGCCTCGCAGGGCCGCGGCAGGATCCTCTATTACCGCAATCCGATGGGCCTCGATGACACCTCGCCCGTGCCGAAGAAGGACGGCATGGGCATGGACTACGTGCCCGTCTACGAGAACGACGCCGCCGACAGCGCCGCGGGGCTCGTCTCCATCGCCCCTGGCCGCCTGCAACTGCTGGGCGTGCGCACCGCGCCGGTGGCAAGCCGTGCGGCGCCGGTGCGCAGCGTGCGCGCCGCCGGCACGCTCGCTTTCGACGAGCGCGGCCTGTCGGTGGTGGTGTCGCGCACCGAGGGCTGGGCCGAGACGCTCGCCGTCGCCTCCACCGGCGAGGCGGTGCGGAAAGGCCAGGTGCTGGCGGAGATCTATTCGCCCGAACTGGCCGCCACCGAACGCGAATACGCGGTGGCTGGTCGCGTCGGTGGCGGGCTCGGCGCGGCGGTGCTGGACCGGATGAAGGCCCTGGGCGCGCCCGAGGACGAGATCGCCCGGTTGCGGCGCGGCGGCCGTCCCGCCCGGACCATCCCCGTGCGCGCCCCGGCCGACGGCGTCGTCATCGAGAAGATGGTGACGGCCGGCATGAAGGTCGGACCGGACCAGCCGCTCTATCGCCTGGCCGACACCGCCGCGATGTGGATGCTGGCGCAGGTGCAGGAACGCGATCTCGGCATGGTCGCGCCCGGCGGCAAGGCACAGGCGACCCTGACCGCCTATCCCGGCCGCAGCTTCGCGGGCAGCGTCGAGCTGATCGCGCCGAGCCTCTCGGCGCAGACCCGCACCGCCGCCGTGCGCATCGCGCTGCCCAATCCCGGCGGCATGCTGCGGGCGGGCATGTACGCCGCCGTCGACATCGCCCCTGTGGCCGATTCCGTCCCGGCGGCGTCGCTGGTGGTGCCGGACTCCGCGGTGCTCGACGACGGCGTCCGGCAGGTCGTGCTGGTCGAACGCGGCGAGGGCAGGTTCGAGCCCAGGACCGTCCGCATCGGCACGCGCGGCGATGGCGAGGCGCAGGTGCTGGACGGGTTGGCTTCCGGTGAGCGCGTCGTGGTGGGCGCCAACTTCCTCATCGATTCCGAAAGCAACCTGCGTGCCGCGCTCAAGGGTTTCAGCGCCGGCGCCGCGGGTCATGCAGGAGGCGCGCAGCCATGA
- a CDS encoding TolC family protein: MPSLWRRNRGASRAPVLVALGLALTLAGTVFTPGHAAEPGLGATLESLIEAGHRLSPELRTAALESEAAAARADGAGALPDPMFSVGVLKSQGMTSFMLQQTIPLWGKLGLQKTVALQALEAVRGRERAARNELDERIKIAFARYVAVSGEIALNRAVIALSRQATDAVRTRYGQGEGDAAGVIMADTETIRAEASAARLEGDRRAVIARINALLARPADAPLAAPARARRLPVALPPLPDLVDRAIGANPAVGVADAGVREAQAQRELARRAWYPDVTVAAGPVQRYGNSPSFDATVSITLPFQTGPKLAGEREAAANASAARSRVETEIARIRGELGEQVAAFTAAKQIEDILGSRLVPRTGAARNAAAVRYAEGKGGLDGAILGDRRLREARIELLRAQMDGAIALAAIERLIGGEL, encoded by the coding sequence ATGCCCTCCCTGTGGAGACGGAACCGGGGCGCCTCGCGCGCCCCGGTGCTGGTGGCGCTCGGCCTTGCGCTGACGCTTGCCGGCACGGTTTTCACCCCTGGCCACGCGGCCGAGCCCGGCCTCGGGGCAACACTGGAAAGCCTGATCGAAGCCGGCCACCGGCTCAGCCCGGAGTTGCGCACCGCCGCGCTGGAATCCGAGGCTGCCGCCGCCCGTGCCGATGGGGCCGGGGCGCTGCCGGACCCGATGTTCAGCGTCGGCGTGCTCAAGTCCCAGGGCATGACCTCGTTCATGCTGCAGCAGACCATTCCCCTGTGGGGCAAGCTCGGCCTGCAGAAGACGGTGGCGCTGCAGGCGCTCGAAGCCGTGCGGGGACGCGAACGCGCCGCCCGCAACGAACTGGACGAGCGCATCAAGATCGCCTTCGCACGCTATGTCGCTGTCTCCGGCGAGATCGCGCTCAATCGCGCCGTCATCGCCCTGTCGCGTCAGGCGACCGACGCCGTGCGCACGCGCTACGGCCAGGGCGAGGGGGACGCCGCCGGTGTCATCATGGCCGATACCGAAACCATCCGCGCCGAGGCGTCCGCGGCCCGGCTGGAGGGGGACCGCCGCGCCGTCATTGCCCGCATCAATGCCCTGCTGGCGCGCCCGGCCGATGCGCCGCTGGCCGCCCCCGCGCGGGCCCGCCGGCTGCCGGTCGCGCTGCCGCCGCTTCCGGATCTCGTTGACCGCGCCATCGGCGCCAACCCGGCCGTGGGCGTGGCCGATGCCGGGGTGCGGGAAGCGCAGGCGCAGCGCGAACTTGCCCGTCGCGCCTGGTATCCCGACGTGACCGTCGCGGCCGGCCCGGTGCAGCGCTACGGCAACTCGCCCAGCTTCGACGCCACGGTGTCGATCACCCTGCCGTTCCAGACCGGTCCGAAGCTCGCCGGGGAACGCGAGGCCGCCGCCAATGCCTCGGCCGCGCGCAGCCGGGTGGAGACAGAGATCGCGCGCATCCGCGGCGAACTCGGCGAACAGGTGGCGGCCTTCACCGCCGCGAAGCAGATCGAGGACATCCTCGGCAGCCGGCTGGTGCCGCGCACCGGCGCCGCCCGGAACGCCGCCGCCGTCCGCTACGCCGAAGGCAAGGGCGGGCTCGATGGCGCCATCCTCGGCGACCGGCGCCTGCGCGAGGCACGCATCGAGTTGCTGCGGGCACAGATGGACGGCGCCATCGCCCTCGCGGCGATTGAACGCCTGATCGGAGGCGAGCTGTGA
- a CDS encoding FixH family protein, whose protein sequence is MKFVSVAVAAAAFAVASHAALAAPADYRFEVVGQVRQDDGTDTIRVRLVHIPDGKPVQGAVVFGPKASMGGHGMAMTAPAKALPPMPDGVTPIQVTPSMDGPWTVSLSARVNGEPAVIRGAVDVRLGK, encoded by the coding sequence ATGAAGTTTGTCTCCGTCGCGGTCGCCGCGGCCGCGTTTGCCGTCGCCTCCCACGCCGCCCTGGCCGCTCCCGCCGATTACCGCTTCGAGGTGGTCGGCCAGGTGCGCCAGGATGATGGCACCGACACCATCCGCGTGCGCCTCGTCCACATCCCGGACGGCAAGCCGGTCCAGGGTGCCGTCGTGTTCGGCCCGAAGGCATCGATGGGGGGACATGGAATGGCGATGACCGCGCCGGCCAAGGCCCTGCCGCCAATGCCGGACGGGGTCACGCCCATCCAGGTCACGCCCTCGATGGATGGCCCCTGGACCGTGTCGCTGTCGGCCCGCGTGAACGGCGAACCCGCGGTGATCCGCGGCGCCGTGGACGTTCGCTTAGGCAAGTGA
- a CDS encoding acetyl-CoA C-acyltransferase family protein, translated as MTDIYIVSGVRTAIGDFGGALKDVSPSTLVASVTREAVSRAGVAPDAIGLGVFGQVIHTEPRDMYISRVAVIEGGLPQETPAFTLNRLCGSGLQAILAAANAIRAGEAEVAVAGGVENMSRAPYHLPALRWGQKMGDVTATDVMVGSLTDPFHRVHMGITAENVAARYEISREQQDALAVESHRRASRAIKEGRFKDQILGIELKTRKGTTVFDTDEHVRHEIKPEDVTGLRPAFKKDGSITAGNASGINDGAGAVVVASGEAVKRLNLRPLARLVATGHSGVDPAYMGIGPVPATQQALQRAGLKVNDFDVIEANEAFAAQACAVAKELAFDPERLNPNGSGISLGHPIGATGAIITVKALYELRRTEGRRALVTMCIGGGQGIAAIFERA; from the coding sequence ATGACCGACATCTACATCGTGTCTGGCGTGCGCACCGCGATCGGTGATTTCGGCGGCGCGCTGAAGGACGTATCGCCCAGCACGCTGGTCGCCTCCGTGACCAGGGAAGCGGTCAGCCGGGCGGGCGTGGCGCCGGACGCGATCGGCCTGGGCGTGTTCGGCCAGGTCATCCATACCGAGCCGCGCGACATGTATATTTCGCGGGTGGCGGTGATCGAAGGCGGCCTGCCACAGGAGACCCCGGCATTCACCCTCAACCGCCTGTGCGGCAGCGGGCTGCAGGCGATCCTGGCTGCTGCCAATGCCATCCGCGCCGGCGAGGCCGAGGTTGCGGTGGCGGGCGGCGTCGAGAACATGAGCCGCGCCCCGTATCACCTGCCGGCGCTGCGCTGGGGCCAGAAGATGGGGGACGTCACCGCGACCGATGTCATGGTCGGCTCGCTGACCGACCCGTTCCACCGCGTGCACATGGGCATCACCGCCGAGAATGTCGCCGCGCGCTATGAGATCAGCCGCGAGCAGCAGGACGCGCTGGCCGTGGAAAGCCATCGCCGCGCCAGCCGGGCGATCAAGGAGGGACGCTTCAAGGATCAGATTCTCGGCATCGAGCTGAAGACCCGCAAGGGAACGACCGTGTTCGATACTGACGAACACGTGCGCCACGAGATCAAACCCGAGGACGTCACCGGGCTGCGGCCGGCCTTCAAGAAGGACGGCTCCATCACTGCCGGCAATGCCAGCGGCATCAACGACGGCGCCGGGGCGGTGGTGGTGGCGAGCGGGGAAGCGGTGAAGCGGCTGAACCTGCGGCCGCTGGCACGACTTGTCGCCACCGGCCATTCCGGCGTCGATCCTGCCTATATGGGCATCGGGCCGGTGCCGGCGACCCAGCAGGCGCTGCAGCGCGCGGGCTTGAAGGTCAATGATTTCGACGTGATCGAAGCGAATGAAGCCTTCGCCGCCCAGGCCTGCGCCGTGGCCAAGGAACTTGCTTTCGATCCCGAGCGGCTCAACCCCAACGGCAGCGGCATCTCGCTCGGCCATCCGATCGGGGCGACCGGCGCGATCATCACGGTGAAGGCGTTGTACGAACTGCGTCGCACCGAGGGACGTCGCGCGCTGGTGACGATGTGCATCGGCGGCGGCCAGGGCATCGCGGCGATCTTCGAACGGGCCTGA